One segment of Mycobacterium spongiae DNA contains the following:
- a CDS encoding PE family protein gives MSYVITQPQMVVAAAGDLANIGALIRSANAAAALPTSGVMAAAADEVSVALAGLFSGYAQEYQALSAQVTQFHDQFVQTLTGNAGAYSAAEATNAGSDMLAAVNAPAQALFGRPLIGNGANGLAGTGQNGGDGGLIFGNGGNGGSGGFGQNGGNGGAGGLFGNGGNGGDGGAGGHGGAGGTAGWLFGFGGNGGAGGVGVAGINGGLAGDGGHGGNAGWFGDGGNGGAGGTGAAGTDAVNPTPATPVPPADRGGNGSDGGANGSSGGGGDNGSAAGQAGGTGGDGGRGSAAGIAQDGNGGDGGGGGNGGTGAPGGNGGDGGSAISQSGEANGGRGGTGGNGGAGAPGGAGGNGGDAQGPTGAAGDGNRGGRGGVGAAGGPGGHGGDGALLGTVDGGDGGRGGDGGAGVSATGTAGTGGRGGDGGHGGLWIGNGGDGGAGGVGGTGGAGATGGAGGTGGNGGTGSNANADAGDGGDGRVGARGGDGAAAGAGGAGGDGGGRGRIGQFGAGGAGGAGGEGGAGGTGGAGGNGGNAGAGGGGSVGQGADGGEGGDGGAGGAGGAGGSGGVNGADGATGATGAKGDTGAAGVDGN, from the coding sequence ATGTCGTACGTGATTACACAACCGCAGATGGTGGTGGCAGCGGCCGGTGATTTGGCCAACATCGGTGCTCTCATTAGGTCGGCGAACGCCGCAGCTGCGCTTCCGACCAGTGGGGTGATGGCGGCGGCCGCCGACGAGGTGTCGGTAGCGCTCGCCGGACTGTTTTCCGGGTACGCCCAGGAGTATCAGGCGCTCAGCGCCCAAGTGACGCAGTTTCACGACCAATTCGTGCAGACGTTGACCGGCAATGCAGGCGCTTATAGTGCCGCAGAAGCCACCAACGCCGGATCGGACATGCTGGCCGCGGTCAATGCACCCGCCCAAGCGTTGTTCGGGCGTCCGCTGATCGGCAACGGCGCCAACGGACTGGCCGGCACCGGCCAAAACGGCGGCGATGGCGGGCTGATATTCGGTAACGGCGGCAACGGCGGATCCGGCGGGTTCGGCCAGAACGGCGGGAACGGCGGGGCCGGCGGGCTCTTCGGTAACGGCGGCAACGGCGGTGACGGCGGGGCCGGCGGCCACGGCGGCGCCGGCGGTACCGCCGGCTGGTTGTTCGGCTTCGGCGGCAACGGCGGCGCCGGCGGCGTCGGCGTAGCCGGCATCAACGGCGGTCTCGCCGGCGACGGCGGCCACGGCGGCAACGCGGGATGGTTCGGCGACGGCGGCAACGGCGGGGCCGGCGGTACCGGGGCGGCTGGTACGGACGCCGTTAACCCGACCCCGGCCACCCCGGTGCCCCCGGCGGACCGCGGCGGCAACGGTTCCGATGGCGGCGCCAACGGCAGCTCTGGCGGTGGGGGCGACAACGGCTCGGCCGCCGGGCAGGCCGGCGGCACGGGCGGCGACGGCGGCCGCGGTTCCGCCGCCGGCATCGCCCAAGACGGCAACGGCGGCGATGGCGGCGGCGGTGGCAATGGGGGAACGGGCGCGCCCGGCGGTAACGGCGGCGATGGCGGCTCCGCCATCTCCCAGTCCGGCGAAGCCAACGGCGGCAGGGGCGGTACTGGCGGCAACGGCGGTGCTGGCGCGCCCGGCGGCGCGGGCGGCAACGGTGGCGACGCACAGGGTCCGACCGGCGCAGCCGGTGACGGCAACAGGGGCGGCCGCGGAGGTGTTGGCGCGGCCGGCGGTCCCGGCGGTCACGGTGGTGACGGCGCCCTCCTCGGCACCGTTGACGGCGGCGACGGCGGCCGCGGCGGCGACGGCGGTGCCGGCGTCAGCGCCACCGGCACGGCCGGCACCGGCGGTCGCGGTGGTGACGGGGGTCACGGTGGGCTGTGGATCGGCAACGGCGGTGACGGCGGTGCCGGCGGGGTCGGCGGCACCGGCGGTGCGGGCGCGACCGGCGGCGCGGGCGGCACCGGCGGCAACGGCGGTACCGGCTCCAACGCCAACGCTGACGCCGGCGACGGCGGCGACGGCCGGGTTGGTGCCCGCGGTGGGGACGGCGCCGCAGCCGGGGCCGGCGGCGCCGGCGGCGATGGCGGCGGACGCGGCCGGATCGGCCAGTTCGGGGCCGGCGGCGCCGGCGGGGCCGGCGGTGAAGGCGGGGCCGGCGGCACCGGCGGAGCTGGCGGCAACGGCGGAAACGCCGGTGCCGGCGGAGGCGGATCGGTTGGCCAGGGCGCCGACGGCGGCGAGGGCGGCGACGGCGGCGCCGGCGGGGCCGGCGGGGCCGGCGGTAGCGGGGGCGTCAACGGCGCCGACGGCGCCACCGGTGCTACCGGCGCCAAGGGAGACACCGGCGCCGCCGGTGTGGATGGCAACTAG
- a CDS encoding methyltransferase has protein sequence MKNENPSESDGAQELFGLILSKVITQCLGVAAQLGIADRLKDGERPVPALAGELNVDESSLYRVLRTLASCGVFAESKPGWFGLTALAEPLAAASSNSLRDFAIFFGHPVHNGAYADIMHSVRTGQSAFKHAHGAELFDYFTTDADFFPVVNNAMTAASRREARAIVAAYPFSGFGTLADLGGGRGLLLSEVLKNVPRIRGVLLDLPEVVAGAEATFEEAGVRDRVSVHGGSFFDAVPVHADGYMMKYIIHDWDDEKATTILRNCAESMRPDGKVLVVDCVLPEGNEPHIGKYLDIEMLLVPGGRERTRAQFEKLFAAAGLRLTDVIPTSTHLSIVEGVRA, from the coding sequence ATGAAGAACGAGAATCCAAGCGAATCCGATGGGGCACAAGAGCTCTTTGGCCTGATCCTGTCGAAGGTGATCACCCAGTGCCTGGGGGTAGCCGCCCAACTCGGGATTGCGGACCGCCTCAAGGACGGTGAGCGCCCGGTGCCGGCACTGGCCGGCGAGCTCAACGTCGACGAGAGCTCCCTGTACCGGGTGTTGCGCACTTTGGCGAGTTGTGGAGTGTTCGCGGAGTCGAAGCCCGGGTGGTTCGGGTTGACTGCGCTGGCAGAGCCGTTGGCGGCGGCCTCGTCGAACTCGCTCCGGGACTTCGCGATCTTCTTTGGGCATCCGGTTCACAACGGTGCCTACGCGGACATCATGCACAGCGTGCGTACTGGACAGAGTGCCTTCAAACATGCCCACGGTGCTGAGCTCTTCGACTACTTCACGACCGACGCCGACTTCTTCCCTGTGGTCAACAACGCTATGACGGCGGCCTCTCGTCGCGAGGCTCGCGCGATCGTCGCGGCGTACCCGTTCTCCGGGTTTGGGACCCTCGCCGACCTGGGCGGTGGTCGCGGGCTGTTGCTCTCCGAAGTCCTCAAGAATGTTCCCCGTATCCGCGGTGTTCTCCTGGATCTTCCCGAAGTTGTCGCAGGTGCCGAGGCCACGTTCGAGGAAGCTGGTGTGCGAGATCGAGTCAGCGTGCACGGCGGCAGCTTCTTCGATGCGGTTCCGGTGCACGCCGATGGCTACATGATGAAATACATCATCCACGACTGGGACGACGAGAAGGCGACGACGATTCTGCGCAACTGCGCAGAGTCAATGCGGCCGGACGGCAAGGTGCTCGTGGTCGACTGCGTTCTTCCGGAGGGAAACGAGCCTCATATCGGCAAGTACCTCGACATCGAAATGCTGCTCGTCCCCGGTGGGCGCGAGCGGACGAGAGCGCAGTTCGAGAAGCTCTTTGCGGCTGCGGGACTCAGACTGACCGATGTGATTCCTACGTCGACACACCTCTCCATCGTCGAAGGCGTACGTGCCTGA
- a CDS encoding PE family protein encodes MTMLGVAPEALAAAANELASLGSSVGTANAAAAASTTEILAAAQDEVSAAIAALFSAHGQAYQQLGGQVGLFHDQFVRALSAAGGAYASAEATNTGPLQQLLSAVNAQSVALTGRPLIGNGANAAPGSGANGGDGGWLLGNGGAGGSGAAGLNGGNGGAAGLFGTGGAGGAGGNVAAGNAGAGGAGGAGGWLWGDAGAGGAGGNSGNGDGGAGGLGGAGGWFGGGGFGGGGGASIMGGTGGAGGSGGAGGLMSGLVGAGGGDGGTGGVGIDNGNGGAGGAGGNAGLFGGRGGAGGDGGTGAVDGGAGGAGGNASGLFGAGGAGGSGGNGTTAGDGGAGGNAGLLFADGGVGGEGGRGAAGGTGGTGGDGGNGGLAFSNGGVGGRGGFADGGGDGGVGGTGGTAGLLLGNGGAGGAGGEGLASTGGAGGTGGNAVWIGNGGNAGVGGVGATTGTTGLGGISGLLLGLDGFNAPASTSLLHTLQQQALGAINAPIEAVTGRPLIGNGLPGAAGSGADGAPGGWLFGDGGAGGAGAAGTGTNAGAGGAAGLWGTGGTGGAGGSSIVADGGAGGAGGAGGWLFGTGGMGGTGGLTDTPGGVAGAGGAGGAGGLLGAGGHGGFGGTLLGGGIGGNGGAGGAGGLLGGLVGAGGGDGGSGGSGAFAGDGGAGGSGGLLGGSGGTGGTGGVGNNSGAGGAGGSAGTLFGNGGAGGGGGFGNVTGAGGAGGSAGLLFGGGGAGGPGGTGGSNPGAGGAGGAAGWLGFGGAGGVGGSTSPGFNGSGGAGGTGGAGGQLWGSGGAGGAGGEGETAGGDGGNGGGAVLIGTGGNGGNGGIGAPNGNPGTGGTGGLLLGQDGLNGLTNP; translated from the coding sequence ATGACAATGTTGGGTGTGGCGCCGGAGGCCTTGGCGGCAGCGGCTAACGAGTTGGCGAGTCTGGGCTCGTCCGTAGGTACGGCGAATGCGGCAGCGGCCGCATCAACGACCGAAATCCTGGCGGCGGCCCAAGATGAGGTGTCAGCGGCGATCGCGGCATTGTTTTCCGCGCATGGTCAGGCCTATCAGCAACTCGGTGGGCAGGTGGGGTTGTTTCATGACCAGTTTGTGCGGGCACTGAGCGCCGCCGGCGGAGCGTACGCGAGTGCGGAAGCGACCAACACGGGACCGTTGCAACAGCTCCTGAGTGCGGTGAATGCGCAAAGCGTGGCGTTGACCGGGCGTCCCTTGATCGGAAACGGTGCAAACGCGGCACCCGGCAGCGGGGCCAATGGCGGTGATGGTGGCTGGCTGCTTGGCAATGGCGGGGCCGGCGGGTCGGGGGCGGCCGGACTCAATGGTGGCAACGGCGGGGCGGCGGGGTTGTTCGGGACCGGTGGTGCTGGCGGAGCGGGGGGCAACGTGGCTGCCGGCAACGCTGGGGCCGGCGGGGCCGGCGGGGCCGGGGGCTGGTTGTGGGGTGACGCCGGGGCAGGTGGTGCCGGCGGAAACTCGGGCAATGGTGATGGTGGGGCTGGTGGCCTCGGTGGGGCCGGGGGTTGGTTCGGTGGCGGCGGATTCGGCGGAGGCGGGGGAGCTTCAATCATGGGCGGTACCGGTGGCGCTGGTGGGAGCGGTGGAGCTGGGGGGCTGATGTCCGGGCTGGTCGGTGCTGGCGGTGGCGACGGCGGAACAGGTGGCGTGGGAATCGACAACGGCAACGGTGGTGCCGGTGGCGCTGGGGGTAATGCCGGGCTATTCGGCGGCCGGGGTGGGGCCGGCGGCGACGGCGGAACCGGCGCTGTCGACGGGGGAGCCGGTGGTGCTGGCGGTAACGCCAGCGGGCTGTTCGGTGCCGGCGGGGCCGGCGGTAGCGGCGGCAACGGCACGACTGCAGGTGACGGCGGCGCCGGGGGTAACGCCGGGCTTCTGTTTGCCGATGGCGGGGTTGGCGGCGAAGGGGGCAGAGGCGCGGCCGGCGGGACTGGCGGGACCGGCGGAGACGGCGGTAATGGCGGGCTAGCGTTCTCCAACGGCGGCGTCGGGGGACGTGGTGGATTCGCCGATGGCGGCGGGGACGGTGGCGTCGGAGGGACTGGCGGCACCGCCGGCCTGCTGCTGGGCAATGGCGGTGCGGGCGGCGCTGGCGGCGAAGGCCTCGCATCAACCGGTGGCGCCGGCGGTACCGGCGGCAACGCGGTGTGGATTGGCAACGGCGGCAATGCCGGCGTAGGCGGGGTCGGCGCCACGACAGGGACCACGGGCCTTGGGGGGATCAGCGGACTGTTGCTGGGGCTGGACGGTTTCAATGCACCGGCGAGCACCTCACTGCTGCACACCCTCCAACAACAAGCGCTGGGTGCCATTAACGCGCCGATCGAGGCCGTTACTGGGCGCCCGCTCATCGGCAATGGCTTACCCGGAGCCGCCGGCAGCGGCGCAGACGGCGCTCCCGGCGGCTGGCTGTTCGGCGATGGCGGGGCCGGCGGCGCCGGCGCGGCGGGCACCGGTACCAACGCCGGAGCCGGCGGCGCGGCCGGGTTGTGGGGCACCGGTGGGACCGGCGGGGCCGGTGGGAGCTCAATAGTTGCCGACGGCGGAGCCGGCGGGGCCGGTGGGGCCGGTGGCTGGCTGTTCGGTACCGGCGGGATGGGCGGCACCGGCGGGCTGACAGACACGCCAGGCGGAGTTGCTGGTGCCGGCGGGGCCGGGGGCGCTGGCGGGCTGCTGGGTGCGGGCGGACACGGCGGATTCGGGGGCACGCTACTGGGTGGTGGCATCGGTGGGAACGGTGGTGCCGGTGGTGCCGGCGGTTTGCTCGGCGGGCTGGTCGGCGCTGGTGGCGGTGACGGCGGTAGCGGCGGCAGCGGTGCCTTTGCTGGCGACGGTGGAGCCGGTGGTAGCGGCGGGCTGCTCGGCGGCTCGGGCGGGACCGGCGGGACCGGCGGAGTGGGCAACAACTCGGGTGCCGGCGGAGCCGGCGGCAGCGCCGGAACGCTATTCGGCAACGGCGGGGCCGGCGGGGGCGGCGGGTTCGGCAATGTCACGGGGGCCGGTGGAGCCGGAGGTAGCGCCGGACTGCTGTTCGGCGGCGGCGGAGCCGGCGGCCCCGGCGGCACCGGCGGTTCTAACCCCGGCGCCGGCGGGGCCGGCGGGGCCGCAGGCTGGCTCGGCTTCGGCGGCGCCGGCGGAGTCGGCGGGTCAACGAGCCCCGGGTTTAACGGGTCCGGTGGGGCCGGCGGCACCGGTGGCGCCGGCGGACAGCTGTGGGGTAGCGGCGGTGCTGGCGGCGCCGGCGGCGAGGGCGAAACTGCCGGCGGGGACGGCGGCAACGGCGGCGGCGCCGTGCTGATCGGCACTGGTGGCAACGGCGGCAACGGCGGCATCGGCGCCCCGAACGGCAACCCCGGCACCGGCGGCACCGGCGGGCTGCTACTCGGCCAAGACGGGCTCAATGGGCTGACTAACCCCTAA